A single window of Nicotiana sylvestris chromosome 5, ASM39365v2, whole genome shotgun sequence DNA harbors:
- the LOC104249803 gene encoding putative clathrin assembly protein At4g40080: MGKKITTLRDLIGAIKDKASQSKAAFISKPSNLSLHLAVLRATSHTPSTPPDDHHVSALLSLGDSSRATASSLIVIIMDRIHRTGDSTVALKCLLIIHHIIKRGPFILQDQLSVFPATGGHNYLKLSAFRDGATSATWAISAWIRFYARYIETLLFTSRILGYFLSYFSCSSEKDKQEEKISSFLNSDLIRDVDSLVQLIEETCKVPDSLLLEGNKLLYEVIGLLGNDYLSTVNELLLRLSEFKERLSCLSFGESVELGCILKRLEECKERLCVIFTVKKPSTELLWSLVNDLSEKIENLKVGKEGPKLLTFGISSESARFGNRVMKFGDSVRFSSGRYEMNNLSLMIVQGKKLGKVQ; the protein is encoded by the coding sequence atggGGAAGAAAATAACAACACTAAGAGATCTCATAGGCGCCATTAAAGACAAAGCTTCACAATCCAAAGCTGCTTTCATCTCTAAACCAAGTAATCTCTCTCTCCACCTCGCCGTCCTACGCGCCACCAGTCACACACCATCAACGCCGCCTGACGACCACCATGTCTCCGCCCTCTTATCCCTCGGTGATAGCTCACGCGCCACCGCTTCTTCCCTTATCGTCATCATCATGGACCGTATCCACCGTACCGGAGATTCCACCGTCGCCCTAAAATGCCTCCTTATCATCCACCATATAATTAAACGTGGACCGTTTATTTTACAAGACCAGCTCTCTGTTTTCCCGGCCACCGGCGGACATAATTACTTAAAACTCTCCGCTTTCCGCGACGGCGCCACCTCTGCCACGTGGGCAATCTCTGCATGGATCAGATTTTACGCAAGATATATTGAAACCCTACTTTTTACCTCAAGAATCTTAggttattttctttcttatttttcatGCAGTTCCGAAAAAgataaacaagaagaaaaaatctCATCTTTTTTGAACTCAGATTTAATCAGGGACGTTGATTCTTTGGTTCAGTTGATTGAAGAAACATGCAAAGTACCTGATTCCCTCCTTTTAGAAGGTAACAAATTGTTGTACGAGGTCATTGGATTATTGGGTAATGATTATTTATCGACCGTTAATGAACTTTTATTAAGACTCAGTGAGTTTAAGGAAAGACTGAGTTGTCTGAGTTTCGGTGAATCGGTCGAGTTGGGTTGTATTTTGAAGAGATTAGAAGAATGTAAAGAGagattatgtgttatttttacaGTGAAAAAACCTTCAACAGAGTTATTATGGAGTTTGGTTAATGATTTAAGTGagaaaattgagaatttgaaggTTGGAAAAGAAGGTCCGAAGTTGCTAACGTTTGGAATATCAAGTGAGTCGGCTCGGTTCGGTAACCGAGTTATGAAATTTGGTGACTCGGTCCGGTTTTCTTCAGGAAGGTATGAGATGAATAATCTTTCTCTTATGATTGTGCAAGGAAAGAAATTGGGAAAAGTTCAATAA